From the genome of Terriglobia bacterium, one region includes:
- the rlmN gene encoding 23S rRNA (adenine(2503)-C(2))-methyltransferase RlmN: MTDSPQLELLGLDLQELTGIAEAAGEPPYRGKQLFQAIYRQRRSSIDQILTLPVSFRESLKAMGYTAGLPEIENRFTSIDGTVRYLIRFSDGQSVESVWMPEGDGGEAGDGTEAGDEEQGTRRFARATICLSSQVGCAVNCQFCMTALLKVQRNLTAGEIVGQIVAVLNDHSVDLERERINLVFMGQGEPFLNYDNFIKAVRLLVEGVCVPESRMTVSTSGILPRFEEFGREPVRPKLAISLNASNDADRTRVMPINKKWNLEKLIAAAREFPLRNRERLTFEYVLLGDDNDSPQNAREVVELLRGLRAKVNLIALNPGPGIPYKTPSEDRVLAFQQVLIRAGIPAFIRRPRGRDIYAACGQLKRMTELVELS; the protein is encoded by the coding sequence ATGACCGATTCTCCACAACTCGAACTATTAGGCCTTGATTTACAAGAACTTACAGGCATTGCCGAGGCCGCAGGGGAGCCCCCTTACCGGGGGAAGCAGCTTTTCCAAGCCATTTATCGCCAGAGGCGTAGCAGTATAGACCAGATATTGACGCTCCCGGTTTCCTTTCGCGAGAGCCTAAAGGCGATGGGTTACACCGCCGGCCTACCCGAAATCGAGAACCGTTTTACGTCCATCGACGGCACCGTCCGCTACCTCATCCGCTTCAGCGACGGTCAAAGCGTCGAATCCGTCTGGATGCCCGAAGGCGACGGCGGCGAAGCCGGAGACGGCACGGAGGCAGGAGACGAAGAGCAGGGAACTCGCCGATTCGCTCGTGCCACCATCTGCCTCTCCAGCCAGGTCGGTTGCGCTGTGAATTGCCAGTTCTGCATGACGGCGCTGCTGAAGGTTCAGCGAAACCTGACGGCCGGTGAAATCGTCGGACAGATCGTGGCCGTACTGAACGATCACAGTGTCGATCTAGAGCGCGAACGTATCAACCTCGTTTTCATGGGACAGGGCGAGCCCTTCCTCAACTACGATAACTTCATCAAAGCGGTGCGCCTGCTCGTCGAAGGCGTCTGCGTCCCGGAGTCGCGCATGACGGTTTCGACTTCGGGAATCCTCCCGCGTTTTGAAGAGTTCGGACGGGAACCGGTGCGGCCCAAACTCGCCATCTCTCTGAATGCCAGCAACGATGCCGACCGCACACGCGTGATGCCGATCAACAAGAAGTGGAACCTGGAGAAACTAATCGCCGCCGCAAGAGAGTTCCCTCTGCGCAACCGCGAGCGCCTCACGTTCGAGTACGTTTTACTAGGCGACGATAACGACTCTCCGCAGAACGCCCGCGAGGTGGTCGAGTTGCTCCGTGGCCTTCGCGCCAAGGTTAACCTTATCGCACTGAATCCCGGCCCCGGTATCCCCTACAAGACTCCAAGCGAAGATCGCGTTCTCGCTTTCCAGCAGGTGCTCATCCGCGCCGGTATTCCCGCTTTCATCCGCCGCCCGCGCGGCCGCGACATCTACGCCGCCTGCGGCCAACTGAAGCGCATGACCGAACTGGTGGAATTGAGCTGA